In Candidatus Babeliales bacterium, the following proteins share a genomic window:
- a CDS encoding ankyrin repeat domain-containing protein — translation MRKKIMLYLLLLPLTLHAMVPHYGVLDILKRMVKNIVADSNYQEAFHELQNLGDEKVIGGISSEQLYPLIGGLRVDLKRLNLMADVTEVPDLKKVILEISKQKPENQLAPQLFEFFVKANAPLGRDDYGRGPAHYAVLNGNPEILDVLLNLSPEVLSSLSPKITKKQLIDDIDDRFETPLMYAAKGVIKKKNIGTNAQEVDAEKSLGIIEKLIIAGASKEIKNADGKTAFDLATQVVVNQSDVPEWKRVRELLEQDLQTGISFQEFAKFEKAIQDRNWIVARDLYQRIPNLLPNASLNAPQHLQTFVKNFIAAIPAIIIETADPELANYQAALYLFEKILTQHQKNQLLFVPLDQQNPEGKTLLMLAIENGKFDIVDILLQAGSRTDLVDKNGRTPVILAALFANKKNDKKVRARALDVLEKVAQRSKQFLTRVDIYDKAPFDYALENDDVGILELLVQNGLNITATMLSEANLKKKKNVALYLTMLLNKNESVKKAPDLKNSLDELAGGLNRLAQEL, via the coding sequence ATGAGAAAAAAAATAATGCTCTATTTATTACTTTTGCCCCTTACGCTTCACGCAATGGTGCCTCATTATGGGGTTTTAGATATTCTGAAACGCATGGTTAAAAATATTGTGGCCGATTCAAATTACCAAGAAGCATTTCACGAATTGCAAAACCTTGGCGATGAAAAAGTGATTGGTGGAATCAGCAGTGAGCAATTATACCCGCTTATTGGCGGTCTCAGGGTTGATCTAAAACGCTTGAATTTGATGGCAGATGTGACTGAAGTGCCCGATCTAAAAAAAGTAATTTTGGAGATTTCAAAACAAAAACCTGAAAACCAGCTTGCACCACAATTATTTGAATTTTTTGTAAAAGCTAACGCTCCACTTGGTCGCGATGATTATGGTCGAGGGCCGGCTCATTATGCAGTTCTTAATGGCAATCCGGAAATTTTGGATGTTCTTCTCAATCTTTCTCCTGAAGTGCTCAGTTCTCTATCGCCAAAAATAACAAAAAAACAATTGATTGATGATATTGATGATCGATTTGAAACACCGTTGATGTATGCAGCAAAAGGAGTTATTAAGAAAAAAAATATAGGCACGAATGCACAGGAAGTTGATGCTGAAAAAAGCTTAGGTATTATTGAAAAGCTTATAATTGCAGGTGCAAGCAAAGAGATTAAAAATGCTGACGGAAAAACTGCATTTGATCTTGCTACTCAAGTAGTCGTAAATCAAAGCGATGTGCCTGAATGGAAAAGGGTACGCGAACTTCTTGAACAAGACTTGCAAACAGGAATCTCATTTCAAGAGTTCGCTAAGTTTGAAAAGGCTATTCAAGATCGAAATTGGATCGTTGCTCGTGATCTATACCAACGAATTCCTAATCTCCTGCCGAATGCCAGTTTGAACGCGCCGCAACATTTGCAAACATTCGTAAAGAATTTCATCGCCGCAATTCCCGCAATAATTATAGAGACTGCCGATCCAGAATTGGCCAACTATCAAGCGGCCCTGTACCTTTTTGAAAAAATTTTGACTCAGCACCAAAAAAATCAATTACTTTTCGTTCCTCTCGATCAACAAAATCCTGAAGGAAAAACATTATTGATGTTGGCGATCGAAAATGGAAAATTTGATATCGTGGATATTCTTTTACAAGCAGGTTCCCGCACCGATTTAGTCGATAAAAATGGTAGGACACCAGTTATTTTGGCGGCTTTGTTTGCAAATAAAAAAAATGATAAAAAAGTTCGTGCGCGTGCTTTAGATGTTCTTGAAAAAGTAGCACAACGCTCAAAGCAATTTTTAACTAGAGTTGATATTTACGACAAAGCTCCTTTTGATTATGCACTTGAAAACGATGATGTGGGTATTTTAGAATTGCTCGTCCAGAATGGGTTGAATATTACAGCCACCATGTTAAGCGAGGCAAATCTTAAGAAAAAAAAGAATGTAGCATTATATTTAACCATGCTATTAAATAAAAACGAATCAGTAAAAAAAGCACCCGACTTAAAAAATTCTCTAGATGAGCTAGCTGGCGGATTGAATCGGTTAGCGCAGGAATTATAG
- a CDS encoding glycosyltransferase: protein MKRIILLASLLCSAKLIAFEWVDFFSSMRWHEFSQVHSRQHIISDLSHWYSLFKKSEQLERDGIVRIPKIIHQIWLGGKLPDQYHEWCASWRRMNPEWEYRMWGDDDVASFGMINKDMFDATNNYGEKSDIWRYEILERFGGLYADIDEECLRPFDEIHELFDFYVGLQPLDTATLQLGIGIIGAAKNHPLLRKTIELMHTRRGIIPIVLKTGPLFFTEICRNFAGSFGWRDVVLPASYLYPCGYYQKGAPREQWICPESYAVHHWAGSWLK, encoded by the coding sequence ATGAAACGCATAATCTTGCTCGCGAGCCTTTTATGCAGCGCGAAACTCATTGCATTTGAATGGGTAGATTTTTTTTCCTCTATGCGCTGGCACGAATTTTCGCAGGTGCATTCTCGGCAGCACATAATTTCTGATCTATCCCACTGGTATTCACTTTTTAAAAAATCTGAGCAGCTTGAGCGGGATGGCATCGTTCGTATTCCTAAAATAATTCACCAAATTTGGCTTGGAGGTAAACTTCCAGATCAATATCACGAATGGTGCGCTTCATGGAGAAGAATGAATCCTGAATGGGAGTATAGGATGTGGGGCGATGATGACGTCGCATCCTTTGGAATGATCAATAAAGATATGTTTGATGCGACGAATAATTATGGCGAGAAGTCCGATATTTGGCGCTATGAAATTCTGGAAAGATTTGGGGGCCTTTATGCCGATATTGATGAAGAATGTTTGCGCCCATTTGATGAGATTCATGAGCTTTTTGATTTTTATGTTGGATTACAGCCGCTCGATACTGCTACCTTGCAATTAGGTATTGGTATCATTGGTGCGGCAAAAAACCATCCATTACTGAGAAAAACTATTGAATTGATGCATACCCGGCGTGGTATTATTCCGATTGTGCTCAAGACGGGTCCTTTATTTTTCACTGAGATATGCCGAAACTTTGCAGGAAGTTTTGGATGGCGTGATGTGGTGCTGCCAGCATCATATTTATATCCATGCGGCTATTATCAAAAAGGAGCGCCCCGCGAGCAGTGGATTTGCCCCGAATCGTACGCGGTTCATCATTGGGCAGGAAGCTGGTTGAAATAG
- a CDS encoding GDP-L-fucose synthase, which yields MHLNEKIYIAGHEGLVGSALVRLLKTRGFQHLIIRKKDELDLRNQKDVNNFFLEEKPDFVFLAAALVGGIKANNDFPASFLYDNLMIQTNVMHAAHAYGVKKLLFLGSSCIYPRLCEQPIKEEYLMTGSLEATNEAYAIAKISGIKLAQAYHKQYGSNFICAMPTNLYGPGDTFDKERSHVIPALLMKIHEAKEKNIPSIALWGTGNALREFLYADDLAVALFILMGRYNGSEIINVGSGQEISIARLATMICEIVNYPGVITFDSGQPDGTPRKILDSSRINQLGWQAETNLRDGLEKAYAWYLKKLKGEHNETHNLAREPFMQRETHCI from the coding sequence ATGCATTTGAATGAAAAAATATATATAGCAGGCCATGAAGGGCTTGTTGGCTCGGCGTTAGTTCGTTTATTGAAAACCCGGGGTTTTCAGCATCTCATCATACGCAAAAAAGACGAACTTGATTTACGCAATCAAAAAGATGTAAACAATTTTTTTCTGGAAGAAAAACCTGATTTTGTTTTTCTGGCAGCGGCGCTTGTGGGCGGTATTAAAGCAAATAACGATTTTCCCGCTTCATTTCTTTACGATAATTTGATGATTCAAACTAACGTGATGCATGCAGCTCATGCATACGGTGTGAAAAAGCTTTTATTTTTGGGATCTTCATGCATTTATCCTCGATTGTGCGAGCAGCCAATAAAAGAAGAATATTTAATGACCGGTTCTCTTGAGGCGACAAATGAGGCGTACGCGATTGCAAAAATTTCTGGAATAAAGCTCGCGCAAGCATATCACAAACAATATGGCTCAAATTTTATTTGTGCCATGCCTACTAATTTATATGGCCCTGGAGACACTTTTGATAAAGAGCGTTCGCATGTTATTCCGGCGCTCCTTATGAAAATTCATGAAGCAAAAGAGAAGAATATACCTTCGATAGCACTATGGGGAACGGGAAACGCTTTGCGTGAATTTTTATATGCGGATGATTTAGCAGTAGCACTTTTTATTCTTATGGGGCGCTACAATGGATCTGAAATAATTAATGTTGGAAGTGGTCAAGAAATATCGATCGCGCGACTGGCCACTATGATTTGCGAAATTGTTAACTATCCAGGGGTAATTACTTTTGATAGTGGGCAGCCAGATGGTACACCACGCAAAATTCTTGATAGCTCGCGCATAAATCAACTGGGCTGGCAAGCAGAGACTAATTTAAGAGATGGGCTAGAGAAAGCTTATGCGTGGTATTTAAAGAAATTAAAAGGAGAACATAATGAAACGCATAATCTTGCTCGCGAGCCTTTTATGCAGCGCGAAACTCATTGCATTTGA
- the gmd gene encoding GDP-mannose 4,6-dehydratase: protein MKKALITGITGQDGAYLSELLLSKGYEVHGIKRRSSSFNTGRIDHLHKDRHESHDAPFILHYGDVTDTSNLVRLIKEIKPDEVYNLAAQSHVAVSFETPEYTAQCDALGTLRLLEAIRLSDQADSTRFYQASTSELYGKVQETPQNERTPFYPRSPYAAAKLYAHWITVNYREAYNIFACNGILFNHESPRRGETFVTRKITRAVARIAHGLQTALYLGNLDAKRDWGYAADYVEAMWLMLQQEKADDFVIATGKSHSVREFVETAFAHIGVTIMWNGSGIDEKGYDAAFGVLSEPLIAIDPRYFRPTEVNELCGDASKALKVLGWEPKVDFSTLVKIMIQHDLQQLEESIEQNISFFPAHLEKNREARGRKVDAFE from the coding sequence ATGAAAAAAGCACTTATAACTGGCATTACCGGCCAGGATGGAGCCTACTTATCTGAATTACTGCTTTCAAAAGGATATGAGGTTCATGGTATTAAACGTCGCTCATCATCATTTAATACAGGACGCATTGATCATCTTCATAAAGACCGACATGAATCGCACGATGCGCCATTTATTTTGCACTATGGTGATGTTACAGATACCTCAAATTTGGTTCGTCTTATCAAAGAAATTAAACCTGACGAAGTTTATAATTTAGCGGCGCAAAGCCATGTCGCGGTTTCATTTGAAACACCAGAGTATACGGCGCAATGCGACGCGCTCGGCACATTACGACTCTTGGAAGCAATTCGGCTTTCTGATCAAGCAGATTCTACTCGTTTTTATCAAGCGTCAACGAGCGAATTATATGGTAAAGTGCAGGAAACGCCGCAAAATGAGCGAACGCCATTTTATCCGCGCTCACCGTATGCTGCAGCAAAACTTTATGCGCATTGGATTACCGTTAATTACCGAGAAGCGTATAATATTTTTGCTTGCAATGGCATTTTATTTAATCATGAATCCCCAAGGCGTGGCGAAACGTTCGTTACGCGAAAAATAACGCGAGCGGTTGCGCGCATTGCGCACGGTTTACAAACCGCATTGTATTTAGGAAATCTCGATGCAAAAAGAGATTGGGGCTATGCTGCCGATTATGTGGAAGCGATGTGGCTCATGCTTCAGCAAGAAAAAGCGGACGATTTTGTGATCGCTACCGGAAAATCGCATTCTGTTCGCGAGTTTGTTGAAACTGCTTTTGCGCATATTGGGGTTACGATTATGTGGAACGGATCCGGCATTGACGAAAAAGGGTACGATGCTGCATTTGGCGTGTTGAGCGAACCACTTATTGCGATTGATCCGCGCTATTTTCGCCCAACGGAAGTGAATGAACTTTGCGGCGATGCCTCAAAAGCACTCAAGGTTTTGGGTTGGGAGCCGAAGGTTGATTTTTCTACGCTGGTAAAAATTATGATCCAACACGATCTGCAGCAGCTTGAAGAATCAATTGAGCAAAACATTTCTTTCTTTCCTGCCCATTTAGAAAAAAACAGAGAAGCCAGGGGAAGGAAAGTTGATGCATTTGAATGA
- a CDS encoding mannose-1-phosphate guanylyltransferase: protein MMTIPMYGIILAGGKGERLWPLSREHRPKQLLPFGNNGSSLLDETIDRLAPLISRERLMIVTTKQQLEVVSGVAREKVGTIVAEPISRNTGPAILLTCLQIAEKDPNAVLIFVPADHYIADPHMLREHLADAAAFAVKHPGITLLGLHPTHPATGYGYIEYTPGSRAHSTIYPVQRFHEKPNKDTAHDYLRNQYMLWNIGIFCGTARSFIDAFKKYAPAVYACVQAAFNGDEKAYAKCPNISIDHAVLEKSKDVFVAPVQFGWSDVGNMETFLLLSSATEMQRIVAVDAQNNLVSGTKKIIGLVGVDDLCVVETDDAIVIIKRSEVEKVKELVQKVRQEFGEDYL from the coding sequence ATGATGACGATACCAATGTACGGAATTATTTTAGCGGGCGGCAAAGGGGAACGGTTGTGGCCCCTGAGCCGGGAACACCGCCCAAAACAATTACTGCCGTTCGGAAATAACGGAAGTTCACTTTTGGATGAAACTATTGACCGATTGGCGCCGCTCATTTCGCGTGAACGACTCATGATAGTAACGACAAAGCAGCAACTTGAAGTGGTGAGTGGAGTGGCACGCGAGAAAGTGGGCACGATTGTTGCCGAGCCTATTTCGCGAAACACTGGCCCTGCAATTTTACTGACTTGCTTACAAATCGCTGAAAAAGACCCTAATGCGGTATTAATTTTTGTGCCAGCAGATCATTATATTGCTGATCCCCATATGCTACGCGAGCATTTAGCTGATGCAGCAGCGTTTGCTGTGAAGCATCCGGGAATAACACTTCTTGGATTACATCCAACGCATCCAGCAACTGGTTACGGCTACATTGAATATACGCCTGGATCACGCGCTCATTCCACAATTTATCCTGTGCAACGTTTTCATGAAAAACCAAACAAAGATACGGCGCACGATTATCTGCGCAATCAGTATATGCTTTGGAATATTGGTATTTTTTGTGGAACAGCTCGATCATTCATTGATGCATTTAAAAAATATGCGCCGGCAGTTTATGCGTGCGTGCAAGCTGCATTTAATGGTGACGAAAAAGCATATGCAAAATGCCCTAACATCTCGATTGATCATGCGGTTCTGGAAAAAAGCAAAGATGTTTTTGTAGCTCCTGTGCAATTTGGCTGGTCTGATGTTGGCAATATGGAAACGTTTTTACTTCTGAGTTCAGCGACCGAAATGCAACGAATAGTTGCGGTCGATGCACAAAATAATTTGGTCTCAGGAACAAAAAAAATTATTGGACTCGTTGGCGTGGATGATTTGTGCGTTGTAGAAACTGATGATGCGATTGTTATTATTAAACGGTCTGAAGTTGAAAAAGTAAAAGAGTTGGTGCAAAAAGTGCGGCAGGAGTTTGGCGAAGATTACTTGTGA
- a CDS encoding polyprenol monophosphomannose synthase, translating into MTLKNSIVVAVPTYNERENVQKLYQEIKNLNLPIDFYFIDDNSPDGTGDVLAKIAAHDSAVRVMHRSRKLGLGTAHIEAFRYARQRDYQYLITMDADFTHDPKYIPLLLSKKNDADIIIGSRYTSGGKMSGWGKIRLPFTLFWRWLIAKGLGMPFDCTGAFRLYRVAALDPNIFENLDSRGFSFCMESIYYFKKAGLKIDEVPIHAQSRLHGKSKLSINIMAEAAKKFLSLFYDRLFKRSVYVQQR; encoded by the coding sequence ATGACATTAAAAAATTCAATCGTCGTCGCGGTTCCCACGTATAATGAGCGTGAAAACGTTCAAAAACTCTATCAAGAAATCAAAAATCTTAACCTGCCAATAGATTTTTATTTTATTGATGATAATTCGCCCGATGGCACTGGTGACGTACTTGCCAAAATTGCTGCGCACGATAGCGCTGTTCGTGTTATGCATCGTTCACGCAAATTAGGATTGGGCACCGCACATATTGAAGCGTTTCGCTACGCGCGTCAACGAGATTATCAGTATCTGATTACCATGGACGCAGATTTTACGCACGATCCAAAATATATTCCGCTTCTTCTTTCAAAAAAGAACGATGCAGATATTATAATCGGTTCTCGTTATACTTCTGGCGGAAAGATGAGCGGCTGGGGCAAAATTCGCCTGCCGTTTACACTTTTTTGGCGCTGGCTCATAGCAAAAGGGCTTGGTATGCCTTTTGACTGTACGGGCGCATTTCGTCTTTACCGTGTCGCTGCTCTCGATCCGAACATTTTTGAAAATCTTGATTCGCGTGGTTTCTCTTTCTGCATGGAATCGATTTATTATTTTAAAAAAGCAGGGTTAAAAATTGATGAAGTTCCTATACACGCCCAAAGCCGCTTGCACGGAAAATCAAAATTATCGATTAATATTATGGCAGAAGCGGCTAAAAAATTTCTTTCTCTTTTTTATGATCGCCTCTTTAAGCGCTCCGTTTATGTGCAGCAAAGGTGA